The sequence below is a genomic window from Laspinema palackyanum D2c.
TGAGCGAGTGCCTGTCCCCTTATTGGGCCTAGCCCTTGTTTTTTTTGGGGAAGACTATAACCGCAATCGGTTAGAAGATCTTCTTTTAAAAGTTCTGTCTTGGGTGACTTTACTACTGGCGGTGCTATCTCTGTTAATGATTCCGTTAGGGGTTATCAATACCGGGCGGATTAATACCAATACCACGAATCAAATTAACACCCAAGCTCAACAAGAGTTGTCGCTATTACAACAAATTGAGGAGCAAGTCCAAACCGGAACACCTGAACAACTGCAAACTTTAGCCCTGGAACTAAATCGATTGGGGTTGCCGGTGGATGGACAAAATACGGAACAGCTAAAAGCCGATATTCTCACCAATATTCCTACGGCGAAAGAACGAGTGCAGGTTCAATCCCAACAGCAGATCCAAAATCAGCGCCAGACTTTACTCAAAAATTCAGTGAAATGGAATCTGGGGGCGTTGGTTGCTAGTGTCCTGTTTTTTATGATTTGGCGGGGAACGGGTTGGGCTCGGTAAATCAGGGAATAAAGGGGAAGGGACTGGAGAATAAAAGTTTCCAGTCCCTGGGATGATTTTTTTATAATCCTAAACCCGGTGGCGGCCAAGTCGTGGCTACAAAGAAGATAACGACGGCTAAGGCCAGGACTCCCTGAATTAAATTACCGATGACGGAACTCACCACAACGGCAATCCCAGCTTTGACGGCAATGTTGATATCCCGTCGGTAGAGGTATTCTCCAATGATTGCTCCTAACAGAGGACCCAGAAAAATGCCGAGTAAAGGGCCTCCAATGGGTAAGGCTGGGAGTAGCCCTAAAAAGCCGAAGAAAAAGCCAACGATCGCCCCGATTTGTCCCCACTTACTGGCCCCGCCTCGTTTAGCCCCGAAATAGGTGGCTAATAAGTCGATGCTCACACTGAGTAGTAAAACGACGATCGCCACCCCTAATGCCCAACCCACGGTCCCAAAACCCTGAGCGATCGCCCAAATAATAATCGATCCCAAAATTAAACTCGATCCGGGAACCCCCGGAACTACAGCGCCGATGACGCCCAAAATCATCACGGCAATCAGTACCCAATACAAAATTGTCATAAGCTCTTTAATGAATGCGGGTGCAAAGCGATTTTGAACGGTGATTCGTGAGCCATTTTTTAGTCACTCTCTAAATAATGACTCAAATTCTCGGCTATTTTCTCAGCAATCCCTTCGATCCATCGCTCATCCTGTTTCGTGTAACTGCGCGGAGCATTTGCCCCCAAAATCAGCACCCCCCGACTGCCCAAAGGTTGACAAATCACCCCTTGGGTATTTTCCGGCAAATAGTCAAACTCAATCCGTCCGGGATATAACTTCAGGGCCACCAAATAAACCGGCTTCTGC
It includes:
- the hpsJ-A gene encoding HpsJ-like protein, cyanoexosortase A-associated, whose product is MTKSEGFDLTRSVDELLRFSADQLRSIGRLRLIGYGLLVLALFDTIQLFIAPNFMNPAWELQTMGGLVERVPVPLLGLALVFFGEDYNRNRLEDLLLKVLSWVTLLLAVLSLLMIPLGVINTGRINTNTTNQINTQAQQELSLLQQIEEQVQTGTPEQLQTLALELNRLGLPVDGQNTEQLKADILTNIPTAKERVQVQSQQQIQNQRQTLLKNSVKWNLGALVASVLFFMIWRGTGWAR
- a CDS encoding DUF456 domain-containing protein encodes the protein MTILYWVLIAVMILGVIGAVVPGVPGSSLILGSIIIWAIAQGFGTVGWALGVAIVVLLLSVSIDLLATYFGAKRGGASKWGQIGAIVGFFFGFLGLLPALPIGGPLLGIFLGPLLGAIIGEYLYRRDINIAVKAGIAVVVSSVIGNLIQGVLALAVVIFFVATTWPPPGLGL